Genomic window (Primulina eburnea isolate SZY01 chromosome 8, ASM2296580v1, whole genome shotgun sequence):
aaaaacgTGAGACGAACCTTGGGTCTCTGTCTCACTGGTACTCCATGAAGTCGTACAATATTGTCCATATACAGTTTAGCCAACTTGTCCAGATTATAGTTCATACGGACGGGTAGgaaatgtgcagattttgtaAGTCTATCTACAATTACCCATATTCCGTCTTGACCTTACCTCGACTTTGGTAACCccaccacaaagtccatggagatatgctcccacttccatcaGGTATCTCCAACGGTTGCAATAATCCTCCGGGTCGTTGGTGCTCTGCTTTGACCTGTTGACACACTTGGCATTTAGATACAATATCTGCCACGTCACTTTTCATTCCATTCCACCAAAAATTCATCTTAAGGTCCCTGTACATTTTTGTACTCCCTggatggactgaaaatttggaCTTGTGTGCTTCTGACAGTATTTCTTGGCGAAGGTCTGGTACACACagtcgtcctttcatccacagGACTCCTTTGTCATCAATTTGTAGATCTTGAGACTTCCCGCTTTCGACTTGTCCCTTCAGTTTCTTTAGCTCATGGTCTCGATCCTGGTTTAACTTGATGGTCTCTTGCAGACATGGTCTCGCGGAGAGTGAGGTCAGAGTAATCTTGCTCTCATTTTTCCGACTCAGAGCATCGGCCACCTTGTTCGCTTTACCCggatggtaactgatagtcaggTCGTAATCCTTCAGCAGTTCGATCCACCGcctttgcctcatgttcagttcttttTGGGTGAACAGGTACTTGAGACTCTGGTGAtctgtgaaaatttcacacttggcACCGtagagatagtgcctccaaattttTAAGGCAAAGACAACTGCTGCTAGCTCCAGATCATGCGTAGGGTAGTTCTGCTCGTGCGGTTTCAACTGCCTTGATGCGTAGGCTATTACTCTTTCCTCTTGCATGAGTACGCATCCAAACCTTCCTTAGATGTGTCGCTGTAGATGGTGAATTCCTTATCTTCAGTGGGTAAGATTAGTACTGACGTGGATGCGAGCTTTTCTTTTAATGTCTGAAAACTTTTCTCGCAACATTCGTCCCAGATGAACTTGGAATTCTTCTGAGTGAGTCTAGTCAGTGGTATGGCGATCGAAGAAAAACCTTCGACAAACTTTCTGTAATACCCTGCCAGTCCAAGAAAGCTCCTGATGTCTGTGGCGTTCTTAGGTTTTGGCCACTTTGTAATTGCCTCGACTTTCTTGAGATCCACTGATATTCCTGCTTCAGAGATTATGTGTCCTAAAAAGGATACACTCTttaaccagaactcacatttcttaaaCTTAGCATAGAGTTCCTTCTCTCTCAAAGTCTGAAGTGCAATGCGGAGATGCTCTTCGTGATCATGTTCGTTGGAAGAATAGACGAGgatgtcgtcaataaataccACTATGAACTGATCCAGGAATAGCTTGAAGACTCTGTTCATTAGGTCCATGAAGGCTGCAGGCGCGTTGGTCAACccaaacggcatcactgtgaactcataatgtccatatctTGTCCGAAAGGCTGTTTTGGGGATATCTTCCGCCCTGACCTTCAGTTGGTGGTATCCTGTCCTTAGACCCAGTTTAGAAAATACTGCGGCTCCCTtaagctgatcaaataggtcgtcAATCCTCCGGAGggggtacttgttcttgatggtgatcttgttcagttctctatagtcgatgcacaatctcatactcccatctttcttctttacgaagAGTACTGGTACTCCCCATGGTGACACACTGGGTCGCACTTGCTTTTTGTCCGGCAATTGATTAACCATGTTGTTCTTGGCAGTCCCGGATTTGAATTTGAGGTCCCCCTCTGAAGACTTGATCTTGCTTCCCTTTTCCTTGTAGATACATCAAAATTGATTGATACTTCTGAACATAGTATATGGCCTGAGAGCTTGTGAATGGTGAATAGAATAGAATTTTTGAAATTGCCATGATTTGAGAGTTTTTCAGGGACAACAGGGGTGCCTGAAGAAACAGGAGGTGTTGTTCAGTGTTAGCCACCGGATTGTTTTTTGAAAAGAGACTTGGAGTATTTTGAGAGCAACCAGTTTTTACACTTTCATCATATTATTAGAGGATTACCATCATCAATAAACTACACAATGAAACTAATTATCAACAAAGAAGGAAACTAAATCAACAGAAGAAAAGGAATCTGTTCAAGAGACGAGAGTTATCAGAATGATAAGATTACGAGAAATCTAGTCTATCCAGTCCTAGAGACTAGGTGACAAATTTATGGTATAGAGCATTAAGCTGTGAAGTGAAGAAATCGGGTTAGGCATTGTACAGTGAAGAAAtcatttttgttattatttataCTGTTGATGTTTCTGCTTCATGTTGTTTTTATTCCTGACGAACTTGCTTTGGGTCAGGTTTTAGCAGCTGTAGGGGTAACTGGGTTGAGCATTCAAACTATTGTGATGACAACAACTTGTGTGTCATTTGGGTGGGTATTGATAATTGTCTTGGGTCTGGATAATCTTTTCTCGATAGAGAATATTCATAGACTAAAGTGTTTCTCATCTTGTTTAAGGCAATGTACAATGACAGTTCTTTGATGTTCCCTCTTCCCGAGTATGGCTTTGACAGCTGGATGGCATTTAAACAGTTTACCCCACTGTCTAACCCTCGATATAGAGTAACAAATGGTGGTCAGCTCTTCTCTCCACGTCAAACACATGTTACTCCTCCTTACAATCAACATGCAGTATTACCTGCCCCATTCCATGTTACTTATGTGCCAGCAGCTTCACATACTGAATTGATTCATCAGGAAGTGGTAGTCAAGAAAACTTTATCAACAGTACTTATTTTGGGCCAGGATCTTTCAGCAGAGGAGATCACTCTCGAAATAGTGTCAGTGATCAGTACAAATTCACAAGAGAATATGGACCTAAAGAACCTTTGCCAAGTGGCCCAAGTGCCTTAGGTACCAGCAGGTTCATATCTCCATCGAGTTCTGGCTCTGCATATCCTCTACCAATTGACATCAGATCATATGAGCAAAATTTTGCAAAGGTTTGTTTAATGTTTCCTACAAGCACACAAATTAGACAGATCATGGGACTAGATTACAGCTCACTGCCAGAGAAATAACAAATATGCGCAAAATTTTGCAAAGGTTTGTTTCTTTCATATCCATGCtgcccaaaatgacttttcATTCTtaatttgtttcttttcttgCAATTTCAACCTTTCAGTGGTATTTGGACTCAAGTTCCTACTCTAAATAGAGCTGCCACTTGATATAAATGGCAGTCGAATGTAATATTTGGATGAGTGATTGTGTTCGACTTAAGCTGCATGCTATGATGCAAGTACGCAAGACAATACTTCAATGAAGCCAAATTCCATGTAGGATGGTAGTCAAATTATATAATTAGATTAATCATTGTTTTTTACTTCAGTATATCTCGATGTTACATTTTCCTAATTCACTTTTGGCCTCTTGACCATTTCTTTTTATATTGATCTGGGTTCTTAACTGTAGTTTTGCGACTGATTTCTCTGCATCTCCTGCTCAGACTTCAGACTAGCAACATATATACTTTCATTTTCTGCTACCCTCATGATTTCGAGTTCATTTACCTTCCATATTATCTTCTTGGTTCGAAAAGTTGAACCGCGAACATGCTAAACAGCTCTTCATTCTCGACTTATCCGCCCATGATACCTGATTTCAGGTGGAACTGGAACAGGGAATTGAaatgatcaaaattttcaagaacCATGATGCTAAAACATGCATCCTCGACAATTTCAATTTCTACGAAAGGCGTGAGAAAGTGTTTCGAGAGAGAAAGGAGAAACAGCGGTCTAGTTCAACTGTAAACACAGCAGCTTCTCTGCCACCGAACCAATAAATCAACTATCCGATAATTTGGCCGACACCCTGAATCTGGATTGCGGTGAAAGCCTTCAGTAGACTGATTCGGGAGTGAATGCAGTGTATCTCACGAGTAGCACACAGACTGTGATTGCATTCAGGAGCTGGGATTCTCAAATGGAAGCCTTTGACTATATAATAACTGAGCTTGGTGATATTTTCATACAATCTCATTCTAATAGTATTCAATGCCTTATTCCTCTATCGACATACAATTTTGTGATTGCCAATACATGATTTACAAAACTCGTTTTAGAAATGGCGTCTAGTTGTTGGATAATGTTGAATGATATAAGATATAtttaatgcttaattaaatttgaaacaatcaataaaattttgataaaaataaaatcacatatATTGCATATttcgataaaaaaaatattttttctaaattgaacttgttgcgtgtttaaTCGATGGGATTGATTGACCAATTAAAGGAACAATACATGAAGCACGTGCATCATTTATTATTggagtaggtatcttgtgagacgttctaacaaatctttatctgtgcgacgggtcaactctatcgatattcacaataaaaagtaatattttttcatgcatgatcaaaataaatatttgtctcacagatacaatccgtgagaccgtttcatacAAATTTTTGCTGAATTACTGTTgtcaacaaaaatatatttgagcTAAACAAAtgacaataaataaataaacccTAATggtttattcttcaacaatCTTTGTTCTTCGGGTCAACGTGAGAAAATTCCACCCAATTGCTCCTTTTGAAAGAACAATATTTTTTTCCCAAGTTTCCATATTTTtgatcaaatttaaatttaaaattttaatattaagaactgaattgtgattggaAATGGAACCACCGATTTCTGAAACTAGTTCGTATACTTTGCTTTTATTTGCTTTAGTCTTAAAAACCTGGATAGAGATCTTAACATAGAGGAGTCAGGTTATATATTATGAAACTTAaaatataattcaaaataaaaataaaataaaaattaagaaatcaaaactcaaatctcgaataataaaaatatatttatttactttGAAGCACGTCAATTGCATTAGGTGTGCCTTCATTTATTATTTCATTCACCAACTTTCTTTTCCAGATAAATTGATTCCTTTTGTGACCAATGAAGTTCAAAGTTGAGAATTGCGAAAAATTCCTCGTCTGAATATCACATTCACACTACCACGTTTTGTTGTGTTTCCGTCCTCTCAAAACCGGCCGGTGGGCGTATGTAGTCTCCGTCGACACAACCTATCTATTTTATACAAGAGAACAGACAGATTGGAAAATTGTCGACACAACCTATCTATTTATATAGCGAGACTGTCTGACTTGAAGACTTGGTCAATTTTTATACTCATACTCTCTTATAATATGCAGCTTCTAGGGGCAAaggaatttatttttaaatttattgagtATACTTTGATAgattatacatttaaaaaacataaaacaatCAATTTCtagatttaaaaaataataattcgtGACACAAAATCGTAGAATAATCAAAACTAATGTattatattaatcaaataaatagAGTAGCAAATACATatgttaatttaattatattgagAAATTTATGAAATGAACATATACGCTTGAAAAATGACCAAATTATATGGTTGATcataggggtgttcatcggttggttcggttcggttcggtttttggttttttatttcggttttttcggttttcggttttacaaatatataatccgatatccgaaccatttttcttcggttcggttttctaccgaaatggttcggttatttcggtcggttatttcggttttgatacaattatttaaattaataatataaatatattataaaatataatatgttatttttttaaatgatttcttagtaaaatatttaaatataaagtacaaatgaattacataaactacaatcaactaagtattattcaaaataattcttcattcactaatatcatctcaataaataatataaaataaaaataacattattaatttaattaaatttcgaaCACCCCTAGTTGATCATGTCAATATTACAAAAAAATTCGAGATTATTTGTGACACATCTTGACTCATGGATGAGATGACGAATAATTCATAATAGTATGATGATAAATGAATATATTTGGACAAGATAATAATGTatgatattaattttttttataaaacttGACATAAGCATTAGACAAAAACCATACCAAGCGATAATATCTCTACGAAACACATACATACACATacttaatatacatatatacctTTATACATGTAACATccaaacataaaataaaataaaaataaatacttaAGTATGTGTAATATATATAAGCTTACTACATAAACTATTCATAGTTACTGGGTATCAAATTTGTCCTAAACATTTGGATATTACAAGTCTTATGTCTGAACAGTTTCAGAATTTCTCTCTTTCCGGTGTAAGATCAATTCATGTTCCCTCTGCTTAGAAGCTTGCCACGAGCcgttcattgtccgtgcaacctcatggtaccggcgatcaccccccgccctcttcggttccccgcctcacatgcccaccagcttccgcttggttcgtcctcgaactaCACTGTACTCGGAGAGATCGGCTCTGATGACAACTGTAATGCCCCAAATTCGTCGACTGTCTCCACTGTACCAAGATGAggctttccagcgtgcttatgtactcactcacacacaccctaggaaacttctcaggagatcactcatcccaaaattgccccaagtcaagtacgcttaactttggagttcttatatgATGAGCTACcagaaaagaagatgcaccttcttgatatgagcagtatctatcaaatcttttaagccctcctcaactgcacagtctcatacctgaacagtttcaGAATCACTCTCCTTCCGGTATAAGgtcagttcattcatgttccctccgcttagaagcctgccaagagccgctcattgtcctgTACAATCTTATGGCACCGTGACGATCATCTCCCGCCCTCTTTGACCCCAAACCTCACAGTCGGAACTGCCTTTTTAGaccatattatttattttagaatTCATAACAGTCTTTACATCTGTCATATCATATCGAATTTTATGCCAACATATTATTGTATGACATTATGTATAATTGTGTAACTAGGTTGTTACTTTCACTAAGTTATCAAATAACTAGCaactatttataataaattccaAATATAAGAGAATCATTGTCACTtctagaagaaaaaaaaacagaCAATTTGTTGGTTAAATCATGTTATATTTTAACGTATTTTGTTGTATTAAATGTTGTA
Coding sequences:
- the LOC140839679 gene encoding uncharacterized protein, producing the protein MLSTTEISGGFSSCRGNWVEHSNYCDDNNLCVIWAMYNDSSLMFPLPEYGFDSWMAFKQFTPLSNPRYRVTNGGQLFSPRQTHVTPPYNQHAVLPAPFHVTYVPAASHTELIHQEVVVKKTLSTVLILGQDLSAEEITLEIVSVISTNSQENMDLKNLCQVAQVP